One window of the Doryrhamphus excisus isolate RoL2022-K1 chromosome 10, RoL_Dexc_1.0, whole genome shotgun sequence genome contains the following:
- the LOC131137692 gene encoding serine/threonine-protein kinase 24-like, whose protein sequence is MAHPPVQGNLPGMQNTRADPEELFTKLERIGKGSFGEVFKGIDNRTQKVVAIKIIDLEEAEEEIEDIQQEITVLSQCDSPFVTKYYGSYLKDTKLWIIMEYLGGGSALDLMEPGALDETQIATILREILKGLEYLHSEKKIHRDIKAANVLLSEQGEVKLADFGVAGQLTDTQIKRNTFVGTPFWMAPEVIKQSAYDSKADIWSLGITAIELAKGEPPHSELHPMKVLFLIPKNNPPTLEGNYSKPLKEFVEACLNKEPSFRPTAKELLKHKLIVRHAKKTSYLTELVDKYKRWKAQQSRTAESSSDESDSEQDGQASGGNDFGSDDWIFTIREKDPKKLQNGEGQPGAAEQTKDIPKRPYSQNLTAVISPAFTELKADRDPLVLDRLKESILRAEEAYPGITDSLVAHMVHRLQSFSTTSPFTAQ, encoded by the exons ATGGCCCACCCCCCTGTTCAGGGGAACCTGCCCGGTATGCAG AACACCAGAGCGGATCCCGAGGAGCTTTTCACCAAGCTGGAACGCATCGGCAAGGGTTCCTTTGGCGAGGTCTTTAAAGGCATCGACAACCGGACGCAGAAGGTGGTGGCCATCAAGATCATCGACTTGGAGGAAGCCGAGGAAGAGATTGAGGACATTCAGCAGGAGATCACGGTGCTGAGTCAGTGTGACAGCCCCTTCGTCACCAAGTACTACGGATCCTACCTGAAG GACACCAAGCTATGGATCATCATGGAGTATTTAGGAGGAGGCTCTGCTTTAGATCTG ATGGAACCAGGAGCGCTGGACGAGACCCAAATTGCCACCATTCTGAGGGAGATCCTGAAGGGGTTGGAGTATCTGCACTCTGAGAAGAAGATCCACAGGGATATCAAAG CCGCCAACGTGCTGCTCTCTGAGCAAGGCGAAGTAAAGCTGGCAGATTTCGGCGTGGCGGGCCAACTCACCGACACCCAGATCAAGCGCAACACCTTCGTGGGCACGCCTTTCTGGATGGCCCCCGAAGTCATCAAGCAGTCGGCGTACGACTCCAAG GCTGACATCTGGTCCCTCGGCATAACCGCCATCGAGCTGGCCAAGGGCGAGCCCCCTCACTCGGAGCTCCACCCCATGAAGGTGTTATTTCTCATCCCAAAGAACAACCCCCCGACTCTGGAGGGAAACTACAGCAAACCGCTCAAAGAGTTTGTGGAGGCTTGCCTCAACAAAGAGCCCAGTTTT AGGCCGACTGCCAAAGAGCTGCTGAAGCATAAGCTGATTGTCCGCCACGCCAAGAAAACGTCCTACTTGACCGAGCTGGTTGACAAGTACAAACGATGGAAGGCCCAGCAGTCCAGAACCGCAGAGTCCAGTTCCGACGAGTCCGATTC GGAGCAGGATGGGCAGGCGTCAGGCGGAAACGACTTCGGCAGCGACGACTGGATCTTCACCATCCGGGAGAAAGACCCGAAGAAGCTTCAGAATGGAGAGGGCCAGCCGGGGGCGGCAGAGCAG ACTAAAGACATTCCAAAGAGGCCTTATTCACAGAACCTGACCGCAGTCATCTCGCCCGCATTCACAGAG CTCAAGGCCGACCGTGACCCCTTAGTCCTCGACCGCTTGAAGGAGTCCATCCTACGGGCCGAGGAGGCCTACCCCGGCATTACGGATTCCCTCGTGGCTCACATGGTCCACCGCCTTCAGAG TTTCTCCACAACGTCTCCTTTTACGGCGCAGTGA
- the LOC131137667 gene encoding protein downstream neighbor of son homolog isoform X2 gives MSEECGYSPSFKRPSETMRMRRKRSRSEAFPSPGGGHDGSGTGQTSPSPPSCPSLRPFAPGPLVGKLSRSAGAAKRRNPFANIENRFGLTRDDGKDDKMESTAEGVSTAKAEDADVPTSSPESSLQSSPGSEGGDVQTPLLKTVAPEPATPSLCTEYPIDWSLKTRLLFSSSLTLAWTEHPKAQEEALGLSQHCRTHFTTVPHCLQDARSCVDLRCAFQQSLIYWQHPSLPWVPLFPRMDAERRFAGTSAPWAHDAALQQSLMSEWSAALSSLYGLLKARLCPYFYVCAHQFTVLFRAAGVGGSSGVTATMSPTSRGLRDAMEAEGIRFTLPLMEERRKCGEPRDEDDDEDDDDCGGGLSWLEEIGVRDKIRKPDGVSVQLKEGRAAIVDHKPESAACVEGAHTFTLINFLINSKGVVATAGSQAGLPPTLLAPLAFRGAALHTLKARCVNVKSQVGSTYQNVSSLEIAGPILPSSLHAITTLLGPAQKGNFSATLYTHTPTAVLNVHDPRQQCESGSADLSQCGLHPASVRQLQRPSGLGKSALTQITMKDYSYAWKN, from the exons ATGTCGGAAGAGTGCGGCTATTCTCCCAGCTTCAAGCGGCCTTCGGAAACCATGCGCATGCGAAGGAAAAGATCCCGCAGCGAAGCTTTCCCCAGCCCGGGCGGTGGTCACGACGGCAGCGGTACAGGACAAACAAGCCCGTCGCCGCCTTCGTGTCCGTCCCTCCGTCCCTTCGCACCCGGTCCGCTTGTCGGCAAGCTGAGCCGCTCCGCCGGCGCGGCGAAACGCAGGAACCCGTTCGCCAACATCGAGAACAGATTCGGTCTCACCCGCGACGACGGGAAAGATGACAAGATGGAGTCGACGGCGGAGGGAGTTTCGACCGCCAAAGCAGAAGATGCGGACGTACCGACGTCTTCTCCCGAGTCTTCCCTTCAGTCTTCCCCTGGTTCCGAAGGGGGGGACGTCCAGACGCCATTGTTGAAG ACCGTGGCTCCTGAACCCGCAACGCCCTCCCTCTGCACGGAATACCCGATCGACTGGAGCCTGAAGACCCGCCTGCTCTTCTCGTCCTCGCTGACCTTGGCTTGGACGGAGCATCCAAAAGCTCAGGAAGAAGCGTTGGGGCTGAGCCAGCACTGCAGGACACACTTCACCACCGTACCACACTGCCTGCAG GATGCGAGGTCGTGCGTGGATCTGCGTTGCGCCTTCCAGCAGAGTCTGATCTACTGGCAGCACCCCAGCCTGCCGTGGGTGCCGCTCTTCCCCAGGATGGACGCTGAGCGGAGGTTCGCGGGCACCAGCGCCCCCTGGGCGCACGATGCGGCGCTGCAGCAGAGCCTGATGAGCGAATG GTCGGCCGCTCTGTCGTCGCTGTACGGGCTCCTGAAGGCCAGGCTGTGTCCGTACTTCTACGTGTGCGCGCATCAG TTCACAGTGTTGTTCAGGGCGGCCGGCGTGGGAGGTTCCAGCGGCGTCACCGCCACGATGTCCCCCACGAGCAGAGGCCTCCGAGACGCCATGGAGGCTGAAG GCATCCGCTTCACGTTGCCTCTGatggaggaaaggaggaagtgCGGAGAGCCGCGGGACGAGGATGACGACGAAGACGACGACGACTGCGGCGGCGGCCTGTCCTGGctggaggaaatcggagtacggGACAAGATCAGGAAGCCAGACGGCGTCTCCGTTCAACT CAAAGAGGGCCGGGCGGCCATTGTGGACCACAAGCCGGAGTCGGCGGCATGCGTGGAAGGAGCGCACACCTTCACGCTCATCAACTTCCTCATCAACTCCAAGGGCGTGGTCGCCACGGCCGGCTCACAGGCGGGACTTCCTCCCACGCTGCTGGCCCCCCTCGCCTTCAGGGGTGCCGCCTTGCACACGCTCAAG GCGCGTTGTGTGAACGTGAAGAGCCAGGTTGGTTCCACCTACCAGAACGTCAGCAGTCTCGAGATAGCAG GACCCATCCTGCCGTCCTCCCTCCACGCCATCACCACTTTGCTGGGACCCGCCCAGAAAGGGAACTTTTCGGCTACGCTCTACACTCACACGCCGACGGCCGTCCTCAACGTCCACGATCCCCGGCAACAG TGCGAAAGCGGCTCGGCGGACCTGTCCCAATGCGGCCTCCATCCCGCCTCCGTCAGGCAGCTGCAGCGACCGTCTGGCCTGGGAAAGTCGGCGCTCACGCAGATCACCATGAAGGACTACAGCTACGCCTGGAAGAACTGA
- the LOC131137667 gene encoding protein downstream neighbor of son homolog isoform X1, whose protein sequence is MSEECGYSPSFKRPSETMRMRRKRSRSEAFPSPGGGHDGSGTGQTSPSPPSCPSLRPFAPGPLVGKLSRSAGAAKRRNPFANIENRFGLTRDDGKDDKMESTAEGVSTAKAEDADVPTSSPESSLQSSPGSEGGDVQTPLLKTVAPEPATPSLCTEYPIDWSLKTRLLFSSSLTLAWTEHPKAQEEALGLSQHCRTHFTTVPHCLQDARSCVDLRCAFQQSLIYWQHPSLPWVPLFPRMDAERRFAGTSAPWAHDAALQQSLMSEWSAALSSLYGLLKARLCPYFYVCAHQFTVLFRAAGVGGSSGVTATMSPTSRGLRDAMEAEGIRFTLPLMEERRKCGEPRDEDDDEDDDDCGGGLSWLEEIGVRDKIRKPDGVSVQLKEGRAAIVDHKPESAACVEGAHTFTLINFLINSKGVVATAGSQAGLPPTLLAPLAFRGAALHTLKARCVNVKSQVGSTYQNVSSLEIAGPILPSSLHAITTLLGPAQKGNFSATLYTHTPTAVLNVHDPRQQVEPSLERCSSTTRLPFHMGSMQCESGSADLSQCGLHPASVRQLQRPSGLGKSALTQITMKDYSYAWKN, encoded by the exons ATGTCGGAAGAGTGCGGCTATTCTCCCAGCTTCAAGCGGCCTTCGGAAACCATGCGCATGCGAAGGAAAAGATCCCGCAGCGAAGCTTTCCCCAGCCCGGGCGGTGGTCACGACGGCAGCGGTACAGGACAAACAAGCCCGTCGCCGCCTTCGTGTCCGTCCCTCCGTCCCTTCGCACCCGGTCCGCTTGTCGGCAAGCTGAGCCGCTCCGCCGGCGCGGCGAAACGCAGGAACCCGTTCGCCAACATCGAGAACAGATTCGGTCTCACCCGCGACGACGGGAAAGATGACAAGATGGAGTCGACGGCGGAGGGAGTTTCGACCGCCAAAGCAGAAGATGCGGACGTACCGACGTCTTCTCCCGAGTCTTCCCTTCAGTCTTCCCCTGGTTCCGAAGGGGGGGACGTCCAGACGCCATTGTTGAAG ACCGTGGCTCCTGAACCCGCAACGCCCTCCCTCTGCACGGAATACCCGATCGACTGGAGCCTGAAGACCCGCCTGCTCTTCTCGTCCTCGCTGACCTTGGCTTGGACGGAGCATCCAAAAGCTCAGGAAGAAGCGTTGGGGCTGAGCCAGCACTGCAGGACACACTTCACCACCGTACCACACTGCCTGCAG GATGCGAGGTCGTGCGTGGATCTGCGTTGCGCCTTCCAGCAGAGTCTGATCTACTGGCAGCACCCCAGCCTGCCGTGGGTGCCGCTCTTCCCCAGGATGGACGCTGAGCGGAGGTTCGCGGGCACCAGCGCCCCCTGGGCGCACGATGCGGCGCTGCAGCAGAGCCTGATGAGCGAATG GTCGGCCGCTCTGTCGTCGCTGTACGGGCTCCTGAAGGCCAGGCTGTGTCCGTACTTCTACGTGTGCGCGCATCAG TTCACAGTGTTGTTCAGGGCGGCCGGCGTGGGAGGTTCCAGCGGCGTCACCGCCACGATGTCCCCCACGAGCAGAGGCCTCCGAGACGCCATGGAGGCTGAAG GCATCCGCTTCACGTTGCCTCTGatggaggaaaggaggaagtgCGGAGAGCCGCGGGACGAGGATGACGACGAAGACGACGACGACTGCGGCGGCGGCCTGTCCTGGctggaggaaatcggagtacggGACAAGATCAGGAAGCCAGACGGCGTCTCCGTTCAACT CAAAGAGGGCCGGGCGGCCATTGTGGACCACAAGCCGGAGTCGGCGGCATGCGTGGAAGGAGCGCACACCTTCACGCTCATCAACTTCCTCATCAACTCCAAGGGCGTGGTCGCCACGGCCGGCTCACAGGCGGGACTTCCTCCCACGCTGCTGGCCCCCCTCGCCTTCAGGGGTGCCGCCTTGCACACGCTCAAG GCGCGTTGTGTGAACGTGAAGAGCCAGGTTGGTTCCACCTACCAGAACGTCAGCAGTCTCGAGATAGCAG GACCCATCCTGCCGTCCTCCCTCCACGCCATCACCACTTTGCTGGGACCCGCCCAGAAAGGGAACTTTTCGGCTACGCTCTACACTCACACGCCGACGGCCGTCCTCAACGTCCACGATCCCCGGCAACAGGTAGAACCATCCCTGGAACGTTGTTCGAGTACAACACGTTTACCTTTTCACATGGGATCCATGCAGTGCGAAAGCGGCTCGGCGGACCTGTCCCAATGCGGCCTCCATCCCGCCTCCGTCAGGCAGCTGCAGCGACCGTCTGGCCTGGGAAAGTCGGCGCTCACGCAGATCACCATGAAGGACTACAGCTACGCCTGGAAGAACTGA
- the runx1 gene encoding runt-related transcription factor 1 isoform X1: MGRTGVEDPGMNAGAFSGSWAMLLMRKGPTGSSQLFDPSLGRRYTPPSTVPASGGKMAEALGAREAEGGGASLVGKLRLTNHDTVMVEHPGDLVKTDSPNFLCSVLPTHWRCNKTLPVAFKVVALGEVPEGTMVTVMAGNDENYSAELRNATAAVKNQVARFNDLRFVGRSGRGKSFTLTITVFTNPPQVATYQRAIKITVDGPREPRRHRQKMEDMKPGSLAFSERLTELEQLRRSSVRVTPPHPHHHHHHHHAHHQHHHHHHQASAANTRQSAAFSSPAHTQVSADARPMQSSPSWSYDQSYPYLAQIATPSVHSANPLSPTRSSLGELSSRLTGSELTFGDPRMTLERPFTSLPSLPDARFSDPRVHYPPTAAAFTYTPPHNPVSNGALGITMATAMATTPSGRYHTYLPPPYPSNAPHQPQNRPFQSTSPYHVYYSAAAGSYQFSMMAGGGGDSRSPPPRILPPCTNASTGSPLLHPSLPNPSEGVEVESSHSSSPANMAAAEAVWRPY; the protein is encoded by the exons ACCCCTCCCTCGGCCGGCGCTACACCCCCCCTTCCACCGTGCCGGCGTCCGGGGGAAAGATGGCCGAGGCCCTCGGCGCCCGGGAGGCGGAGGGCGGGGGGGCGTCCCTGGTGGGCAAGCTGCGTCTGACCAACCACGACACG GTCATGGTGGAGCACCCAGGCGACTTGGTGAAGACCGACAGCCCCAACTTCCTGTGCTCCGTGCTGCCCACCCACTGGAGGTGCAACAAAACACTGCCTGTTGCCTTCAAG GTGGTGGCACTGGGCGAGGTCCCTGAAGGCACCATGGTGACGGTGATGGCGGGAAATGACGAGAACTACTCGGCCGAGCTTCGCAACGCCACGGCAGCCGTGAAAAACCAAGTGGCCCGATTCAACGACCTGCGCTTCGTCGGGCGCAGCGGCCGGG GGAAGAGTTTCACCCTCACCATCACCGTCTTCACCAACCCCCCCCAGGTGGCCACCTACCAGAGGGCCATCAAAATCACCGTGGACGGTCCCAGGGAGCCCCGAC GTCACCGCCAAAAGATGGAGGACATGAAGCCGGGGTCCTTGGCTTTCTCCGAGAGGCTGACGGAGCTGGAGCAGCTGAGGCGGAGCTCCGTGAGAgtcacacccccccaccctcatcatcatcaccatcatcatcatgcccatcatcagcatcatcatcatcatcatcaggccTCCGCCGCCAACACACGCCAGTCAGCCGCCTTCTCCAGCCCCGCCCACACGCAGGTGTCTGCTG ATGCTCGCCCGATGCAGTCGTCGCCATCTTGGTCCTACGACCAATCGTATCCCTACCTGGCCCAGATAGCCACGCCCAGCGTCCACTCAGCCAATCCCCTTTCACCAACTCGCTCGTCGCTTGGTGAGCTGTCCTCGCGTCTAACAG GTTCAGAGCTGACGTTCGGCGACCCGAGGATGACCTTGGAGCGCCCTTTCACCTCTCTGCCCTCTTTGCCGGACGCACGTTTCTCCGACCCGCGCGTCCACTACCCCCCCACGGCGGCCGCCTTCACCTACACGCCCCCCCACAACCCCGTCTCCAACGGCGCTCTGGGCATCACCATGGCGACGGCCATGGCGACCACGCCCAGCGGCCGCTACCACACCTACCTGCCTCCGCCGTACCCGTCCAACGCGCCGCACCAGCCGCAGAACCGACCCTTTCAGTCCACCTCGCCGTACCACGTGTACTACTCGGCTGCCGCCGGCTCCTACCAGTTCTCCATGATGGCGGGGGGAGGCGGGGACTCACGCTCCCCGCCGCCGAGGATCCTGCCGCCGTGCACCAACGCTTCCACCGGCTCGCCTCTGCTGCACCCGTCTCTGCCCAATCCCAGCGAGGGCGTGGAGGTGGAGTCCAGCCACAGCAGCTCGCcggccaacatggccgccgccgAGGCCGTCTGGAGGCCGTACTGA
- the runx1 gene encoding runt-related transcription factor 1 isoform X2, producing the protein MVFLWDAKYDPSLGRRYTPPSTVPASGGKMAEALGAREAEGGGASLVGKLRLTNHDTVMVEHPGDLVKTDSPNFLCSVLPTHWRCNKTLPVAFKVVALGEVPEGTMVTVMAGNDENYSAELRNATAAVKNQVARFNDLRFVGRSGRGKSFTLTITVFTNPPQVATYQRAIKITVDGPREPRRHRQKMEDMKPGSLAFSERLTELEQLRRSSVRVTPPHPHHHHHHHHAHHQHHHHHHQASAANTRQSAAFSSPAHTQVSADARPMQSSPSWSYDQSYPYLAQIATPSVHSANPLSPTRSSLGELSSRLTGSELTFGDPRMTLERPFTSLPSLPDARFSDPRVHYPPTAAAFTYTPPHNPVSNGALGITMATAMATTPSGRYHTYLPPPYPSNAPHQPQNRPFQSTSPYHVYYSAAAGSYQFSMMAGGGGDSRSPPPRILPPCTNASTGSPLLHPSLPNPSEGVEVESSHSSSPANMAAAEAVWRPY; encoded by the exons ATGGTCTTTCTGTGGGACGCCAAATACG ACCCCTCCCTCGGCCGGCGCTACACCCCCCCTTCCACCGTGCCGGCGTCCGGGGGAAAGATGGCCGAGGCCCTCGGCGCCCGGGAGGCGGAGGGCGGGGGGGCGTCCCTGGTGGGCAAGCTGCGTCTGACCAACCACGACACG GTCATGGTGGAGCACCCAGGCGACTTGGTGAAGACCGACAGCCCCAACTTCCTGTGCTCCGTGCTGCCCACCCACTGGAGGTGCAACAAAACACTGCCTGTTGCCTTCAAG GTGGTGGCACTGGGCGAGGTCCCTGAAGGCACCATGGTGACGGTGATGGCGGGAAATGACGAGAACTACTCGGCCGAGCTTCGCAACGCCACGGCAGCCGTGAAAAACCAAGTGGCCCGATTCAACGACCTGCGCTTCGTCGGGCGCAGCGGCCGGG GGAAGAGTTTCACCCTCACCATCACCGTCTTCACCAACCCCCCCCAGGTGGCCACCTACCAGAGGGCCATCAAAATCACCGTGGACGGTCCCAGGGAGCCCCGAC GTCACCGCCAAAAGATGGAGGACATGAAGCCGGGGTCCTTGGCTTTCTCCGAGAGGCTGACGGAGCTGGAGCAGCTGAGGCGGAGCTCCGTGAGAgtcacacccccccaccctcatcatcatcaccatcatcatcatgcccatcatcagcatcatcatcatcatcatcaggccTCCGCCGCCAACACACGCCAGTCAGCCGCCTTCTCCAGCCCCGCCCACACGCAGGTGTCTGCTG ATGCTCGCCCGATGCAGTCGTCGCCATCTTGGTCCTACGACCAATCGTATCCCTACCTGGCCCAGATAGCCACGCCCAGCGTCCACTCAGCCAATCCCCTTTCACCAACTCGCTCGTCGCTTGGTGAGCTGTCCTCGCGTCTAACAG GTTCAGAGCTGACGTTCGGCGACCCGAGGATGACCTTGGAGCGCCCTTTCACCTCTCTGCCCTCTTTGCCGGACGCACGTTTCTCCGACCCGCGCGTCCACTACCCCCCCACGGCGGCCGCCTTCACCTACACGCCCCCCCACAACCCCGTCTCCAACGGCGCTCTGGGCATCACCATGGCGACGGCCATGGCGACCACGCCCAGCGGCCGCTACCACACCTACCTGCCTCCGCCGTACCCGTCCAACGCGCCGCACCAGCCGCAGAACCGACCCTTTCAGTCCACCTCGCCGTACCACGTGTACTACTCGGCTGCCGCCGGCTCCTACCAGTTCTCCATGATGGCGGGGGGAGGCGGGGACTCACGCTCCCCGCCGCCGAGGATCCTGCCGCCGTGCACCAACGCTTCCACCGGCTCGCCTCTGCTGCACCCGTCTCTGCCCAATCCCAGCGAGGGCGTGGAGGTGGAGTCCAGCCACAGCAGCTCGCcggccaacatggccgccgccgAGGCCGTCTGGAGGCCGTACTGA